The genomic region aataattagCCCCTTCCTCTTtttttggtctttgtgccaaaatcaaagaacAATAATTAACCGGAACAGAGAAAGTAGTTTAGATCTGAGCCGAGTAGGACCATTAAGCAGTAAAGCTCATCCTCACGAGTTTAATGGCTGATATATATTCCTAGACTTGAACGTAAAATCTCTAGTTAAGCAAGAACCATCATTGGTAACTCGCAATCATTATTGATTGCTAATTATtctctctgtcccggtcatttgttgtcctttttataTATTAGGGTATCCGAGTCatttattgtcctttctattttaagaatgaatttgatgaacaatttgatcatttacactcaatttattccacttgtcatttattaattgaccattttttttgtttttgtgtcaaaaccaaaggataataattgaccgggacggagggagtattttttttttctcataaaaTGAGAGGGACCTAGCATTGATCCCATACAAAAGGGTCTCCTTTACAATTACCCTCTTCATCAATCACCTTCTTCTACACTCCTTAATCTCCTAGATACCTTAAAAGAGTCGCTTTCTGTTGCTCTTGTCCATTTCTACCCGTTAGCTGGTCAATTTGAGACCGAAACTTTTATTGATGAACACGCTTGTAGCGTTTTCATTGATTGTAATAAGGGACCTGGGGTAAGGCTAACTCATGTAATTGCCCTAGGTGTTACCAAATCGGATATCCTTAATTCTCCGAATCATCGTGTGCCTAAGATTGTTCAAAATTTCTTCAAGTTGGGAGAAGTATTTACAAATTATGATTTTCACACTAGGCCTATATTATCCATCCAAGTTACAGAACTTGTAGATGGGGTTTTTATTGGGTTTACGATAAGCCATAGTGCGATGGATGACACGTCTTTTATGCATTTTGTTAGCGTGTTGTCTGATATTTTTTGTTCGATTAATACAAGTGGGAAATCGTTGGAAATATCACGGGTGCCCATCTACGAGGATTGGCCACCCATCAAGTTGCCATATCTTGGGCTTGAAGAGGTCATGACGACTAAACGGGCCGGCCCATTAACGGATCGAGTCCTCTTCAAGTTGACATCTAAATCTTTGGCAATGATTAAGGCCAAGGCCAAGGCCAATAATAATAAAGAGGGCTCGACTTCAAACTTGTCTTCATATAAATCCTTAGCTGCTTTTATATGGAGGGTTATAACCAGGGTTCGAAACCTGTCAGCAGACCAAGAAACGGCTTGTAGTTTAGCTATCAATGCTCGTCCCCGGTTCGACCCACCTCTATCCGATGACTATTTTGGGAATTATGTAGCCCAAGTTAAAGTGATTTGCAAAGTGGGTGACTTGCTAACCCATGAGTTGGGTTGGGCCGCAAAGCGTTTAAATGATGGAATCAAAGCCCAAGATAATAAATCCATTCGTGATACCTACGAATTGGTTGGTAATCTTATTGCGACTCCAGGCTTTCTAAGCGTGGCAAGCGCGTCAAGTGAAGACGTTCTTGGGCCAAATAGAGTGGTGGTAGGAGGATCAACGAGGTTCGATATGTATGGGCTTGAATTTGGGCTTGGTAAGGCCGTAGCGGCTCTTAGGGGAATGGGAAGTGGGAATGATGGGAAGGTAGTTGTAAGTCAAGGTTGTGAAGGGGGTGGAAGTGTGGAGTTAGAAATTCCTCTTGAACTTGAACAACACATGGTAGCTCTTCAAAATGACCATGACTTCAAGGCTTTTATTTCATAAATTGCGAAAAGGGTAATGCTAATGTTTACTGAAGATTGTTTTAGCTGAAAACGATTCTGACACCCAATTAAAAATAGAGGGTGAAAATTAGAAGATGTCGTGAGAAGTCTAAAATTAAGACAGTCTTAACACAGACAGTCTTATCCTATAGCCCCAATAAAATGGGATAAATATATTGATATGCTGGTGACGATAGTGAATACATActtaatactccctctgtcccggtatGTATTAATCAATAGctctttattgttttatgtttCATCTTTGATTTCCCTTAGAGCGTCTCTTCAAATTTGTTGGTACAAAAATAGCACGAATTCGTCTCAAACGTCTTTTTTTTTATTCAGAAAGAAAAGGTTTATATATTTGTCCTAAGCTTAAGATGAGAGTCAAATAGTATGAATAAGACAACAAATTAAATGATGGAGAATAAAAAATTTATCTTAATAGTTCAAATGCGATTATATTTAACCGACCTTAAGGTTGAAACGATACCTCTGCCTTAAAGGAGACTAATAAATGTCTTGAGAACTGTTGAGTTCgtgccttgattctgttagtCGCCGCTTCGAGCGACTATGCGGAGGTTTACCTAGGAGTCATGCTTAATATGTTtatcataccgtctgaatctgtaatctgaaaacttcttgcatatcaataaaactctctcccttctgccctgtagacgtagctaacacaccgttagttaACCACGTAAATCCGTATGTTGCTTTCTTATTGCTTTTGTTATAACAAGAACAGTGTGGTGGAGTGAGGGAGGGGCTAGCAGCCCCCCATCCAACATGGAAAAATCCGAAGTTTTTAGTTATATTTTTGAACTTTTATCAATTTTACCTTGTAAAATTATTCTTTAGCCCTTATTAGAGGTTTTTCGCCCCCTAACGTGAAATCCTAGTCCCCCAACTTCTTGATAAGTCAAATAATGATCTGCTATATAGATAAACTCGTGTTCTTTGATTCAATTATTGCCCTTTTAGACAAAGTTGTGGGTCAAGATATAAACGATAAGAGGCCAAGAAACATAGGTGTAATTCGTGGCCACTAAAATACTCACCAACCTTACCTCATTTGAATCATTTATTACTACATACATCAAGCACTCAATCATATCAACATCTGTAGCAAAAACTAAAcattcaaaatcaaaaccaaaaatgGAGTTAATTTCAGAATACTTTGTGAAACCAAAGCATGAAGTGCAAGCATCAAAAGATCCTATTTACTTAAATGCACTTGAAATATGCATGTTAGGGATGTATCCTATACAAAAAGGTCTACTTTACAATTACCCAATTGATCAATCACCTTCTAAAACACTCCTTAATCTCCTAGATACCCTAAAAGAGTCTCTTTCGATTGCCCTAGTCCATTTCTACCCATTAGCTGGTCGCTTTGTCACTGAAACTTTTACAGATGAACGCGCTTGTAGCGTGTTTATTGATTGTAATAAAGGTCCTGGGGCACGACTAACTCATGTAGTTGCCCCTGGTGTGACTAAATCGGATATCCTTACTCCGAATCATCTTGTGCCAAGTATTGTTAAAAAATTCTTCGATTTTGGAGAAATATATGTAAATCATGATTGTCACACCAGGCCTTTATTGTCTATCCAAGTTACACAACTTGTAGATGGGGTTTTTATCGGGTTTACAATTAGCCATTGTGTCGTGGATGGCACTTCTTTTATGCATTTTCTTAGCATGTTGTCTGAAATATTTAGTTCCTTAAGTACAACTGGGAAATCATTGGGAATTTCGAGAGTACCCATATATGACCACGGTCCGCCCATCAAATTGCCATATCTTGGGCTTGAGGAGGTCCTAAGAAAACGGGAGGCAAACCCGCCAAAGGACCTAGTCTTCAACTTGTCATCTAAATCGTTGGCAAAGATAAAAGCCGAGGCGAATAATAATCAAGAAGGCTCGATTTCAAACTTATCTTCATTTCAAGCCTTAATTTCGCTTATATGGAGGGCGATAACAAGGGCTCGTAATATATCAGCAGACCAAGAAACGGCTTGTAGTATAGCTATCAATGCTCGTTCTCGGGTCGACCCACCTTTATCCGATAATTACTTTGGGAATTATGTAGCCCAAGTTAAGGTGATTTGCAAGGTAGGAGAATTGTTAACCCATGACTTGGGCTGGGCCGCAAGGCGTTTAAGTGACGGAATCAAAACCCGAGATAATAAATCCATCCGGGATAGTTTGGAATTGATTGGTAATCTTATTGCGACCCCCGGCTTTCTTAGTATGTCACTGGCTGAATTTCTTGGATCTAACAGTGTGGTGTTAGGAGGGTCGACTAGGTTCGATATGTATGGGCTTGAATTTGGGCTTGGTAGGGCCGTAGCTATCCGTATGGGCCCAGGAAATAAGTATGATGGGAAAGTAAATGTAAGCCAAGGTTGTGAAGGTGGTGGAAGTGTGGATTTGGAAGTATCTCTTGAAGAAAATATGGTAGCCCTTCAAAAAGACCATGAGTTCATGACTTTTGTTTCTTGAATTAGGAAAAGTATTGCATATTATTAAGTCACTAATTAGGGCcgtcaaataaatttgaaatgtTCAGTTTAAATATTAATTTTGGGCATAAATAATAAGAAAATTAATTGTAATAGTGTTGCGTTTTTACCTCAAAGTTATTACTTATTTAGACATATTTTGAGCTACTAAAGTTCTGCTTCTCGATTCTTAGAAACTTTTGAATTTGATAATTGATTTATCGTTATTTCtgttgttttatgtttgattaTACTTAGATTATCCTTTTCGAAATATTCAATTAATTAGAGTAGGGTGATTCAAAATACGTTAAGCATATTCATCAAATCTTCAGTAAATATTTTGGTGGCGGGACAAGGCTAACACATGTTGTTGCCCCAGATGTAACCATAAAGGACGACATACTTCGGATCATCATATGCCAATTATTGTTAAAAAATTCTTTGAATTTGGAGATGAAATGTGAATTATGATTGTCACACTAGGCTTTATTTTGTTATCTTTTTGTCTTTATCATCTTAACTTTTAGTTTATGTCGAAATTATATTTGGAATTAATGTTGGTTATCTTTTGGATCAGGTCACGTATTATCGGATCAGGTCGATCAGATGTCGATTTCGGCCCAATTTTGTATTATCTTAGTGGGACACATACTTatttatttttgaataaaatttctctttaacaataataaaaataaaagataaataaataactgGTACAAAGAGAGTATTTATTAAGTCAATAACGAAGAGATTGTGTATTGATCATCTCCggttgttttatgtttgattgTCCTTAGATTATGTTTTTTGAAATATTCAATTTACTTGGGAGATCCAAAAATCGGCTTGAATGTGTATTTTAATTTGCATAATCGTATTTATGTAATCATCCTGAAAACTTATCATATGAGGTTTGATTGTAGAATAACTCATATTTATCATAACCAATCGGTTTGTTCATAATACAAGAATAACAATCATTTAGGTTGACATGAACCCAATTTAGTATAAATAGTTTCAAGTACTACCTTTCAACAGTGGTTATGGCTTATTTCACAAGCAAACAATTGAGTGAAATAACTTAAATTAAACAATTAGTCTTGTttataaccgttgtaaaataTAACGGAGGGGTGTATCACTCTATCACCCTGAAAAAAAGTGTCCATTCAGATAATGTATGGCCCAATTGAAATCCCCAATTTTTTGTCCAGGATCCGGCATGCCAGTTTCTTTGAGAAATCGAGACTTAAAAAGTTTGGGATTCCGAATACAAACAGTCTCCCAGAACCATCGCCAGTTCAATAACACCAAAAAACCACGACGATCAACAAGATATGCTATtatttcacaaattaactctatCTGGTAACAGatgtaaacaagaatttgtgtaaattAAAATAGCTAAATAAATAACCAGGACGGAGTGAGTATTGCCCTTTCTTATTTATAACTAGTTTTATTACTCGTGAATATTCACGGGACTAGCTATGTTGTCACGGTGGTGGTATTATACAGTTATACAAGGTTGGATTTACGATAACATTAGGCCCTACGAACAAAAGAGACTCGTATGAAAAAAATTAATTACCAATACgtatattgtcataatatatcaTCAAAATATACTAAACTTTTACCACAGTTTACTATTATTTTGTCACGAATATTGCTATGTTTGTGcttctgtttttgtttttttgttgttggtaCTTAGTGGGGTCTTATGTTATTTTTTCTATATTTTACTTtgttattctatttttttttggcACGTGATGtgttttttctttagttttttacATTTCacattgtttttttatttttctttttatggGTCACATGATTTGTTTGatcttttatttttttgcttattattttttcttcttgcactaaagtgcattttttttgtttgatattTTTTTCGCATTGCATCAGAAGTCTATAACACAccacaaattttcatttgtgaCGGACTGACGGGTCAAATAATACCACATGAATAGGTAAAGACAAACTATTTGTCATTTCCTAGTTTATCTTATCTACCCAAGTGAGAGATACTTGACCCGTATCAAACTTGTGACAGATATACCAGTTAGAAGACAGACTTATTAATAACACAAGAAAATAAATACAAAACCCTGATTACATAAAGGAGCTGGTTGTGTAAATTAGGTAAGTAGGCGGTACTTTAGGGAGGTAGATttgtctatttttttttttgtttttttttttgtttaataagTTAAGAAAATCAGACCAAAATTGTGTTTTGCTATATACGGAGCACgtgatgtgttttttttttaattttttacattgtttttctatttttctttttatgGGTTATATGATGTGTTTGatcttttattttctttgcttattattttttttcttgtttgACATATTTTTcagttatttttctattttcgCTTTTATTTATCTTTATCTTATTCCAACAATAAACGTGGAGCTATaaaatttattatgtattttagtttttgattattgtttaatttattttaaaattaaattGGTTAAAGTTTAATGTCTATTatgttatttatttacatttaatgtttacaaattcatttttgttttcttttttcctttcaaAATAAGAAATGAGATGTGGCTTGATAAATTATTCTTAAATAGTTTAATGTTGAAATGTTATGCTTTTGATtgtctttttattatatttatagatgGTATAATAAATGATTGAAATGAAGGTTGTACCTATTTTCGCacaattagtcttacttaaaactAAGattatccgtcttattaataagacagGTCATTTTGTTATCACATTGTACAATATGGGTAAAGAAGCTAGAAACCGGTTGGGGAGTGTAATTAATTCAAAAGTAGACTAGTATGTAGTAGACTGCTTGTAGGCATGCAAatgtgtaagagatttgatagcTTGATGTGTTGACATAACTGTACAGTGTAATTTTTTCAAAATTTGCGTACTACACACTACTCTCTCACAATTCACTCTAACAACCTCACATTTTCTAATCTTTTTCCATCTCTCCTCCAATTTAGTCATTCTCTCTCTTTAGTTCTTGAAAAATTCcctggaaaaaaaataaaaagtttaaTAAACCAACTTCATCAAcacaaatgaaaaaaaatggtAAAAAAAACACCCCTAAAAAAGAAACTCAAACATATCACATGCAAGTGTCAAAGATGTGTCATTGAAGCGAAAGCCATTGGAAAGAGGAAGGTTGTTGAAGAAGAATATATTGAAGACGATGTGATGGGGTAAGTGAAGATGAATCTGACTTTTAACCTTAGTTTGTTTTGTGATGGGGTAAGCGAAAGCCATTGGAAAGACCAATTTGTTAACCTTGATTTGTGACCAATTTTCCTATCATGTCTCTATTATTGCTGATTGATTTGGTCTTAAAATATATAAGTGTTGACTATATTACAAATTTGGTTGGAAATCTTTTGAACATATAAATTGTGACATgttttgtttgaaaatcaaattGGTGACTCCGTTTTCCAGGATAATATAACCATTATTTTTAATGGGTTTATAATATCAATTTTTACCTTTTTGAATTCATAAGGACATTTTTGTATCCAGTTTTCCTAATTTATGTATCCATTATTAGTTGTGactttttatgtaatttaaagagtttataaTGATACCAATTTGGCTGAAAATGTCTTCAAAGTATATATGAGTGATAACCTATTTCGTTTCACAAACAAATTGATGTATCATATGTTCATGATAATGTAACCATTATTTTTGTGACCTTAACTAGTTTTGaaacccgtgaaaattcacgggtcttatacaatttttttttatattaatactacttgtataaaatatattttgatttgaaaacatTGCAGACGATAAAATAGGATGTAAATAATGAGATTGAACATAATAACACGGTAATATACCATGAATAACCCAGTTTTTCAAATATTATACCTAACATAACTTTCTTTAAAACATTATAccataaataaaattttctgctATACTTGATACCAAATCAGGATTCCGGTGAGAAAAAAAGTCTACTGACCGTTTTGCCCTTATAATATACATGTCTATTCATTTACCCTCCTTCACTTCTCATTATCCCATTTCACCTTTTCACCTTTGTAtctaaaaaccctaaaatttaaaaaatccccaaattaatCGCATCCCCAAATTAATCGCATCAATAATCCAGATAATCAATTACAAACAAGCAATCGAGTTCACCTTGCACTTCTGCCATCATTCCTACCCAATTATACAGGTATGTGAATCATTTTCCCTAAATTTCTTTTCAAAATTTACTGTTTGATTGACGTTGCCTTTACTGTAATTTTCATAAAGTCGACTAATTTATGTTTTTAGTTGTGGTTTTCTTACCTTTCATATCCAGTAGTATTGTTGCATATGTATTCCCATGTTTTTAGTTGTGGTTTTCCCATGTTTCTTAAATTTACTGGTTTATTACGTTTGTAGGAAGATTTAGTTTTAATTTTTGTTGCCTTAAATTCCTGCTATATAATGTGTTTGTAGGATGGAGAAGCCTGTGATAGTTAATGTTCAAATGTTCTATGGGGGTAGTTTTAAATCCAGTAATGGGAAAACTGAATATGTTGGAGGTGGTATGCAGTTAATGTCTTGGTATTGGTATTAAGCAGTTAACATATGGATTTATTGTTAAAGCTGCTTATAGTGTGATTGGTGAGGATGATGTACCATTTGTGTGGTATAAGAAACATGGGAGAAACCTAAGTAATGGCAGGACCCTAATAAAGAAATGGGAGGAAGTAAGTGAGGTAATCAAATCAATAGATAAGAACAATGGCATTGATCTATATGTGACCACAGAAGAGGTGCCTTTAGATGTGGTCCACACTAAACCTTTGACAACAAAGAATGCATCTATACCCAAAAGTTCGAAAAATTATGGGCCAACCAAAAGAAGTccggagaaaaaaaaaaagcccATTATTGATGGTCCATTGAGAAGAAGCCCACGAAAGCTACACATTAACAACCAACCGTCAATATATTAAAAGCTCATACTGACTTTGCCTTTACTCCATTACCACTAGCTGTTGATTATTCACACAGCAAACCCCCACAACAAAATCCTCCTCAAAGAATTCCAAAACTACCTGTGAAGAGGGCTAATAAAGGGAAGGAGAAAGTTGTTATTGAGGATTTTGATGTTGTTGGAGAGGAAACTGAGAGGCAGGATGGATTTGGAGAGGTGAAGAAGGACAAAGGAGAAACTGTGAGGAAAAAAGGGAAGGGGTGTGGATCTGGAATAGGAGAGCATATTATTGTGAAAGAGGGTGTAGTAAATAAAGTGAAAGAACCTGCTAAAAAGCCTGTTGTGCAGAAGAAAGGCAAGGGCATAGCTGTTGGTAAGGACAAAGGAGAAACTGTTACTAAGGAGAAGTTTGAGGTTGAGAAGAAGGGGAAGACTCACAAGGGAAAAGGTCGAACAAGTCAAAAAAAGACAAAGAGGAAGGTCATTAAGGGTAGATCCAAAACTGTTGAGAAAGATCTAGATTGGGAAGAGCACTTTGAAgttagtgatgatgatgatgacttgtCTGATTTAGAAGAAGAAGTGAAGTTTGGTATTGGTGAAGAAGAGCTGCATGAGGAGGAATTATTTGAAGCGATAGAGAAGATGATTCTATATTGGACACGAGAGAGAAGGGTTTAAAATTTGATGACAATGTACAAAGTGGGATGATGAAGAGGGTGGCAACTCAGATGAGTTAAGAAGTCTTCAAGGCAGTGATGATGAAATTGACAGCATGCCTACTTTTAACCCTGACATTGATTTCAAAAGAAAGGTGACACTTTCTGCTGGATTGAAATTTCCAGATGCAGATGTTCTAAGAAAAGCACTTGTCCATCACGCAATTGAAAATAGGTATGACTTCTACTACTTGCATAGTGCTAGATATAGAATAAGTACTTATTGCAGATATAGGTGTAAGTGTGAGTTGGATAAGGTGAGGTGCAAGATTGTAGGGTGTAAGTGTCCAAAAAAATCCTGGTGTCCTTTCAAGATATATGCTACTAAACAAGAAGAGGACACATTTTGggaaataacaacaatgaatttGAGGCATACATGTGAATTCACTGGGTATACAAGGAAAGTGACATCTGAATACCTAGCAGAAAGGTATCTTGAAGAGTGGAGGGAGAACCCAACTTGGAAGTTATCTGTTTTTCAAAAGCGTGTATTCAGGGAGTTGGGTATTGAAGTCAAGTATGGAGTATGTTGGCTAGCAAGGGCAAGAGCCAAATTGATGATCTTTGGTGATGGGGCTGATCAGTATGCTAGGGTATGGGATTATGTGGCTGCTTTGTTGAAGTATAATCCTGGTTCAACTGCAATAGTTATGGTGGATAACATTGAGAGGCCCCCTCCAATTTTTCAGAGGATGTACATATGTTTTAAGGCTGTGAAAGATGGTTTCTTAGCTGGATGCAGACCATTAGTTGGTGTGGATGGGTGTCACTTGAAGGGGGCATACCCAGGTATGTGCTTGGTAGCAGTTGGTAAGGATGGGAACAACAATATTTATCCCATTGCCTGGGCTGTTGTGGAGGTAGAAAATGGTGCAACTTGG from Silene latifolia isolate original U9 population chromosome 3, ASM4854445v1, whole genome shotgun sequence harbors:
- the LOC141648442 gene encoding putative acetyltransferase At3g50280, with product MELISEYFVKPKHEVQASKDPIYLNALEICMLGMYPIQKGLLYNYPIDQSPSKTLLNLLDTLKESLSIALVHFYPLAGRFVTETFTDERACSVFIDCNKGPGARLTHVVAPGVTKSDILTPNHLVPSIVKKFFDFGEIYVNHDCHTRPLLSIQVTQLVDGVFIGFTISHCVVDGTSFMHFLSMLSEIFSSLSTTGKSLGISRVPIYDHGPPIKLPYLGLEEVLRKREANPPKDLVFNLSSKSLAKIKAEANNNQEGSISNLSSFQALISLIWRAITRARNISADQETACSIAINARSRVDPPLSDNYFGNYVAQVKVICKVGELLTHDLGWAARRLSDGIKTRDNKSIRDSLELIGNLIATPGFLSMSLAEFLGSNSVVLGGSTRFDMYGLEFGLGRAVAIRMGPGNKYDGKVNVSQGCEGGGSVDLEVSLEENMVALQKDHEFMTFVS
- the LOC141649959 gene encoding uncharacterized protein LOC141649959, whose protein sequence is MGIRDLITWALGHNILHLDISSDCFQLLLQLAGVEIPHHLTKGLLQDIEHFFTFFHCLCFTFLPRHLNKVAHNLARAELDTLKESLSVALVHFYPLAGQFETETFIDEHACSVFIDCNKGPGVRLTHVIALGVTKSDILNSPNHRVPKIVQNFFKLGEVFTNYDFHTRPILSIQVTELVDGVFIGFTISHSAMDDTSFMHFVSVLSDIFCSINTSGKSLEISRVPIYEDWPPIKLPYLGLEEVMTTKRAGPLTDRVLFKLTSKSLAMIKAKAKANNNKEGSTSNLSSYKSLAAFIWRVITRVRNLSADQETACSLAINARPRFDPPLSDDYFGNYVAQVKVICKVGDLLTHELGWAAKRLNDGIKAQDNKSIRDTYELVGNLIATPGFLSVASASSEDVLGPNRVVVGGSTRFDMYGLEFGLGKAVAALRGMGSGNDGKVVVSQGCEGGGSVELEIPLELEQHMVALQNDHDFKAFIS